A genomic stretch from Sphaerodactylus townsendi isolate TG3544 linkage group LG15, MPM_Stown_v2.3, whole genome shotgun sequence includes:
- the BRCA1 gene encoding breast cancer type 1 susceptibility protein, producing the protein MEEAMDSSQPGVTQIQEILLAMQKNLECPICLEIMKAPVSAHCAHVFCRFCILKLLEQNKGATKCPLCNGNISKKTLQEDVRFKLVIKGVMEAIGALERDTGFSSAGDHQKMVETASATALQEKQTTVESKGYRGRQNGEEKAEKRNSALQCRNSHSPAPNRTATRCSLRKKSNSSKTVCFEIGSDSSEDHFQKIGTVRRVGLRSGSWSPNGERHSQKPSHSPRHAQFQEPNGEDVVLLGTPDVLDLSEAALGRPEGLRASTRSGGALKEDEAMEERQDLSLPVPCLGRHRVSSSTQEGVPCSLPSVERSHLANEAADPSPNKQVGNKVEMVDMLQPAGSAQVCDLVREDEEELPPAFPRSPLSPLSGAALIQSIQKVNEWFSKSKILSPAPLQEVNAGEGDSDLKPHLSGVDTHLFRKTELREDQWEGAAGWRAGRPCPKLVASRMVDKIFGRRYVRTRKSNPICSERETIHIPSKENFTAVNTQSSDAPVRKIPAQNKPTPDLTSEYVTKEQTATEDSEGAGGHASAVLEEDGPGHAAVGGTPEGAQRPAEHPEKKGASGCEVDASPVRCHSCNMQNLKKARPSLRRRSRQPGRPAGALQLAVQESSGPPEKAEAQDDGPPSSEEPQENGTGQTPVRRSKRLLSRAEEEHGGSEPAKKRRKQLHEAEKEQGKAQVGSGAPLIAEGGPGVLRVGLAAGARKVCGASPDGKSFLSAGCPTERDRPCPVVPGAVSPGSHLAKEEQNHPKAEGLAAVPQAEQSAACAPERHRVCPRDVRGSCRSPRAGHEATGDGELNLGTDDSELDAAFVGKIFRLCKRQSFSLCSPPAKRPATEPQTERRVDGVEGSRAAACVKKSAPSPAGVSEDRREAIPSGVAGGTARLSPVLHPSHSCDPGELSERLQVTLQAPFPDSSCKPAKEAENGDPLQSQQPASDKGESPGTEKTSGDCSSDLWRTGNFQGTGLPPADETSSHAGPSLETRPESDRNKTLACSFCSEPIQPLPVARQLWPPGSGSVGSAGGVKGTGEQIAPMLSTGAFEGPLDRSPEEEIPGFSVLSDTPEGLLGPATDIKGRSLNPPEVGLQATLVVFTRTDQGGPLKEEALECSSSSSSSSGSGPGGLARGCQRRVPKLSSSSEDEELQCFQALVSGQATSSPSQPAKEAEASAGILAQQSSSQSSPQGGYLSEESEGSMDLFSSHSRGFEDFASKLCGTRPFTPAPTGQRKAMTPRSATEPLGEICRDAEQLLDGRQGCINAEPSLGEALGCDSEVSNLGDSSGFSSKSEILTTQQKDALQSNLERLQQEISVIEAALKEGGRGASEEVWPPPGEGSVLAAGRVGPARELPLLHLFKFLGVMINEDLTWGGDPSAHGGCSGTESWCSRRPECDLARDRDRELDILGCDKSGFLSILPSEERTNAEQHLSWLPAELTGYSKVDGTHVFSNAVHPPFLWSSTGAGASRVKVCSRSLLQSHNVPVPPEPCFPRFLCYWCNLSYVFVCLRGLGEDKKRYAKQLNRPDSFAAAQQLWEHLHNPVKGGSVRLHGMNYASVASQLLLPVQKAATTTHNNPLRGRCPTAKLHKSSPEEGHLSTTSTGRGAFHLKLPSVCGRVLQRGPEK; encoded by the exons caGTGCAGAAACTCCCATTCGCCAGCTCCCAACAGAACGGCCACAAGGTGCTCCTTGAGAAAGAAAAGCAATTCCAGTAAAACTGTCTGCTTTGAAATAG GGTCAGACTCATCAGAAGATCACTTTCAGAAGATAGGCACGGTCCGGCG TGTGGGTCTGAGAAGCGGTTCTTGGTCTCCGAATGGTGAAAGACATTCTCAGAAGCCAAGCCATAGCCCACGTCATGCACAGTTTCAGGAGCCAAATGGGGAAGATGTGGTTCTGTTGGGCACCCCAG ATGTGCTTGACTTGTCCGAGGCAGCACTGGGCCGCCCAGAAGGCCTGCGAGCCAGCACAAGAAGCGGGGGTGCCCTTAAAGAAGATGAGGCCATGGAGGAGAGGCAAGACTTGTCTCTTCCAGTTCCCTGCCTGGGAAGGCACAGAGTCTCCAGCTCCACTCAGGAGGGCGTCCCTTGTTCTTTACCCAGCGTGGAAAGATCTCACCTGGCCAACGAAGCCGCAGATCCCTCCCCAAATAAACAAGTAGGTAACAAGGTGGAAATGGTTGATATGCTGCAGCCGGCTGGAAGTGCACAAGTTTGTGACCTTGTGCGTGAAGATGAGGAAGAGCTGCCCCCTGCCTTCCCAAGAAGTCCTCTGAGTCCGCTCTCTGGGGCGGCTCTGATCCAGAGCATCCAGAAAGTCAACGAGTGGTTTTCAAAGAGCAAGATCCTCTCTCCCGCCCCTTTGCAAGAGGttaatgctggggagggggattcAGATCTGAAGCCACACCTGTCAGGTGTGGACACTCATCTCTTCCGAAAGACTGAACTGAGGGAAGAccagtgggagggggcagcagggtGGAGGGCTGGCAGGCCTTGCCCCAAACTGGTTGCCTCCAGAATGGTGGATAAAATATTTGGAAGAAGGTACGTGAGGACACGCAAGTCCAACCCCATTTGCAGTGAGAGGGAAACAATCCACATCCCATCTAAGGAAAACTTCACTGCTGTGAATACTCAATCCTCTGATGCCCCCGTAAGAAAAATCCCCGCACAAAACAAGCCCACCCCGGACCTCACCTCTGAGTATGTCACGAAAGAGCAAACCGCGACGGAGGACAGTGAGGGGGCTGGTGGTCACGCAAGTGCTGTTTTGGAAGAAGATGGCCCTGGTCACGCTGCGGTGGGTGGAACTCCTGAGGGAGCGCAAAGGCCAGCAGAGCATCCGGAGAAGAAAGGGGCATCAGGCTGTGAAGTGGATGCTTCTCCTGTACGCTGTCATTCGTGCAACATGCAAAATCTGAAGAAGGCGAGGCCCTCTTTGAGGCGGAGAAGCCGGCAACCAGGCAGGCCAGCTGGTGCTCTGCAGTTAGCCGTGCAAGAAAGCTCCGGGCCACCTGAGAAGGCCGAGGCGCAAGACGATGGCCCCCCAAGCAGTGAGGAGCCACAGGAAAACGGCACAGGCCAGACGCCCGTTAGGCGTAGCAAGAGGCTTCTGTCGCGGGCGGAAGAAGAGCACGGGGGGAGCGAGCCAGCAAAGAAGCGAAGGAAGCAGCTGCATGAGGCAGAGAAGGAGCAAGGAAAGGCCCAAGTGGGAAGCGGGGCTCCCTTGATAGCAGAAGGCGGACCAGGTGTGTTGCGGGTGGGCCTGGCAGCGGGTGCCCGTAAAGTTTGTGGTGCCTCTCCTGATGGAAAGAGTTTCCTGAGTGCTGGATGCCCCACAGAGAGAGACCGTCCTTGTCCTGTTGTCCCTGGTGCCGTTTCCCCAGGCAGTCATCTTGCGAAGGAGGAACAAAACCACCCAAAAGCCGAGGGGTTGGCAGCAGTGCCTCAAGCCGAGCAGAGTGCTGCATGTGCCCCTGAGAGACACAGGGTTTGCCCCCGAGATGTGAGGGGAAGCTGCAGGAGCCCCAGGGCAGGGCATGAAGCCACAGGGGACGGGGAGCTAAACCTGGGAACTGATGACAGCGAGCTGGACGCAGCCTTCGTGGGGAAGATATTCCGGCTCTGCAAGCGCCAGTCATTCTCTCTGTGTTCTCCTCCAGCGAAGAGACCTGCCACAGAACCCCAGACAGAACGGAGGGTTGACggggtggaaggcagcagggcgGCTGCCTGTGTGAAGAAATCCGCTCCAAGCCCAGCTGGTGTCAGTGAGGACAGGAGGGAAGCCATCCCCAGCGGTGTGGCCGGTGGCACTGCCCGCCTGAGTCCGGTGCTTCATCCCTCCCATTCCTGTGACCCTGGGGAGTTGTCTGAACGTCTCCAGGTCACTTTGCAAGCTCCCTTCCCAGACAGTTCATGCAAACCAGCTAAGGAGGCTGAGAATGGAGATCCTTTGCAGAGTCAACAGCCAGCAAGTGACAAGGGAGAATCCCCAGGAACGGAGAAAACGTCCGGTGATTGTAGCTCAGACCTCTGGAGAACGGGCAACTTCCAAGGCACCGGTTTGCCCCCTGCTGACGAGACGAGCTCCCACGCAGGGCCGTCTTTAGAAACGAGACCCGAGAGCGACAGAAATAAAACTCTGGCTTGCAGCTTCTGCTCAGAACCGATCCAGCCGCTTCCTGTCGCTCGTCAGCTCTGGCCTCCCGGAAGCGGTAGCGTGGGAAGCGCAGGCGGGGTGAAGGGCACTGGGGAACAAATTGCCCCGATGCTCAGCACAGGCGCCTTTGAAGGGCCTTTGGACCGGTCCCCCGAGGAAGAGATTCCCGGCTTCTCAGTTTTATCAGACACGCCTGAGGGcttgctgggtcctgctaccgACATCAAAGGACGCTCGCTTAACCCTCCGGAGGTGGGTCTACAGGCAACCTTGGTTGTGTTTACCAGAACTGACCAAGGAGGCCCCCTCAAAGAAGAAGCCTtagagtgcagcagcagcagcagcagcagttctggGTCAGGGCCTGGAGGCCTAGCTCGGGGCTGCCAAAGACGGGTGCCGAAGTTGTCTTCCTCCAGTGAAGATGAAGAGTTGCAGTGCTTTCAGGCCCTGGTGTCCGGTCAGGCGACAAGCTCACCCTCACAGCCAGCAAAAGAGGCGGAGGCATCAGCAGGGATTCTGGCCCAGCAGAGTAGCAGCCAAAGCAGCCCCCAGGGGGGCTATTTAAGCGAGGAGTCAGAGGGCTCAATGGACTTGTTTTCTTCTCACTCCCGAGGCTTTGAAGACTTCGCCAGCAAGCTCTGCGGCACAAGACCCTTCACACCAGCTCCCACTGGCCAAAGAAAGGCGATGACTCCCAGATCAGCCACTGAACCCCTGGGCGAAATCTGCAGAGATGCCGAACAACTGCTTGATGGACGCCAGGGCTGTATAAACgcagagcccagtttag GTGAAGCTTTGGGTTGTGACAGCGAAGTGAGCAACCTGGGGGACTCATCAGGCTTTTCCTCGAAGAGTGAGATCCTCACCACACAG CAAAAAGATGCCCTGCAGAGCAACCTGGAGCGGCTCCAACAGGAGATATCTGTCATTGAGGCAGCCCTGAAGGAGGGGGGCCGGGGGGCCTCTGAAGAAGTGTGGCCGCCGCCAGGTGAGGGAAGCGTCCTTGCTGCAGGACGGGTGGGGCCAGCAAGGG AGCTGCCCCTGCTTCATCTCTTTAAATTTCTGGGTGTCATGATTAacgaggacctgacctggggc GGAGACCCATCTGCCCACGGGGGTTGCAGTGGAACGGAGTCCTGGTGCTCCAGGCGTCCAGAATGCGATCTGGCAAG GGACAGGGACAGGGAGCTTGATATTTTAGGGTGTGACAAGTCTGGATTCCTCAGCATTTTGCCTTCTGAGGAGAGGACAAATGCAGAGCAGCATTTGAGCTGGCTTCCGGCTGAATTGACAGGATACAGCAAG GTTGATGgcacgcatgtcttcagcaatgctgttcATCCgccatttctttggtcttccacggGGGCGGGGGCCTCCAGAGTCAAAGTTTGCAGCAGAAGTCTCCTCCAGTCGCATAATGTGCCCGTGCCACCGGAGCCGTGCTTCCCTCGTTTTCTTTGTTACTGGTGTAATTTGTCCTACGTCTTCGTTT gcctCCGAGGCCTTGGAGAGGACAAAAAAAGGTATGCAAAACAACTGAACAGACCGGACTCCTTTGCTGCCGCCCAGCAGCTTTGGGAGCACCTCCACAATCCTGTCAAAGGCGGTTCTGTGCGGCTCCACGGCATGAATTATGCCTCCGTGGCCAGTCAGCTTCTGCTGCCAGTGCAGAAAGCGGCCACTACAACCCACAATAATCCACTACGTGGAAGATGCCCTACAGCAAAATTGCACAAATCCAGCCCAGAAGAGGGCCATCTTTCTACCACCAGCACAGGCCGTGGAGCATTCCATCTGAAACTCCCCTCCGTTTGTGGTAGAGTTCTTCAAAGGGGTCCTGAGAAGTAG